A portion of the Pseudorasbora parva isolate DD20220531a chromosome 1, ASM2467924v1, whole genome shotgun sequence genome contains these proteins:
- the strc1 gene encoding uncharacterized protein strc1, giving the protein MHHRGSLKLLMLSIILGSAYGDSKKPSLPKTVIRQSEMSSMSEDEFERNMKVLVENIRSLSREEKSMNRMTAPLERITIDSTNLDTYFTIFNNLFTIYQPMLIDSFIETLPQALICILADRQNCGWQADLAGTVSSAFNEQILSVISSVKAQACMSTSNLRMADSTMAQFSSIQEMLTNILSSDLPLYLHSDNFLALWNSFIDMTIPPVMSFMLSALQTPVDFLKLGLQFGIDVPTLDQSEKCQQGDLKQLIMWGMNHNVSWSFGQSLLDMFLAPESPPCSFPGPECQATSSIPFSRTGTPSVDIPTSSLTCEQQNFNQLNKTLCAAILTAASQESYVIYQMCQVLSTLSQTEVAKVWSNTCHMIQNVTLPLMEPCSDPAPVQSSRIARSTLSLNELLCDYQNWTVSGDPDPALVTMCSENDRAAFILAVCNNADAMLMLVKNPINAWVWEFCVNTSDTYIVNLYCSYNTWTAENIDPSIVTFCWYNDMDRFEGLMCDSLAFFMVVFSIEENNWLKPNCSEPPPQIDISILVAQSCKYSEWKNLRAVSPDQISLCIQNDEIRFINEVCVNHTFVNVLVLNSANSWVEQYCTYSIRNPPTSSPPLSTEVWCNYSKWTNMSVDPTVVALCWQYDQTGFRQNVCCNVPLYEKLSLHHDNQWLIRECSNNDTTNVLAQVCVYSDWSQPIIVDMSDLALCADLDAENFTRNVCANVTVLQNLLANSDNTWLLKQCSNLTASRPGVGAGNGGSLMGFRPAQQCQYSSWALVLPDAALLALCWDYDQANFITFVCADSFMLTHITQEASSLWVGPLCATFTAPHIDNLNGSQPCLPRELAKRLNWTCSTDFSAVCQPGGSQVQGLQMLLRCGIKTLQPRLENLMTTEVTSMVKQATSLWIVLLLALEENQITSLRVTENIRLSVLESIVLYMDNEINFDNKRVLLQCFGKVLTSLMQTGRDVPTNFFLIKEYFRIPLSNLRSVLSAADVIIVREILQYYNRNYATLQLSDDYLHTMVSVLFQIHLPKDISLFPDMGLLLALATPADIMSMPLLKNNINALSIINFSIKNLSLEQQQAFGRWFSQSMSLTNMTASSLSFIRDIGNLIAYLPFQSFQYFSPAQLLDGLDVLRSNTVGLLKQQFIAQSLTGAFKNLTVDQLRRLGNLSCLAHPSELMVYAGTEAFSVIRDNIRTCAVQGFSVPSNMISSVVLKASELQSPSSLPPQRVSQLAPFLPLLGSSVLQQLNSTQLMPALSNLASVPFTPAQAGVIIDKISANLSLALPGSGHLSMLGSLVSGVKVETLWTLPSDVLLEALPGISLQTPGLTPPQVNTIICKLWSSSSVSQKMDKVKHLLSSTPLLSLIPQVPLLLIRDSAVNTRLWNTQQAKVLFKEAIFSHPGLSQPEFLSLGTVATGVDCSNLRRLFQNLASTSPLRDILTFLRKQPVPLHPSLKKCVTEELYRFDFFSELIEDLGSQIALSLPLSTIKKFPADKMDSLRKMIIQEPQFFLLLSSNKQAVVVDKMVQRLDMYTGLYTEEEFYSLGVMATFVADEMFFKLDRSFFVNGLEFLQGFCYSISKRNLVAEMLQESRTFGPVENWTSETLNQVDRFLFFLPKEIIQLIPLGLMNLERIERLFLSQQKWENGELGSLCQKPSELFDKLQFVLQFFLGFLRVKSTTFAGLIPTCESLHVTQPSAWTIDSLKNMPPAAFRRCLELIGQDPFFSAFQLSVLLTKTKEVYGMPSSFNSSVISQLGRIATQLLLDELASLRLSEIQSISVMGALNTWTSRQLKTLFSTVLNSTRKNPSQLDSSTFVALGHIVCGIDAPVMRSLNPVEFSKAVLWLGNLRLSCSEEQLQALTGLLSNSLAFGPVSSWGPEVFIEIGVIAAGLPDIAMSALVKEQIEGITPLAISLIPAGKFAVVFNQAQIRMFTYDQAIAVTDAQRAALSPVQQTALNMVLNPWEDKPVDFRGWSLGVALHPCPFLYLSSILIMQLLLSPAVPL; this is encoded by the exons ATGCACCACAGAGGAAGCTTAAAGTTGCTCATGCTTAGCATAATTTTAG GGAGTGCATATGGTGACTCCAAAAAACCCTCATTACCCAAGACCGTCATCAGACAGAGTGAGATGAGCTCCATGAGTGAGGATGAATTTGAGAGAAACATGAAAGTCCTGGTGGAGAACATCAGATCCTTGTCAAGAGAAGAAAAGAGCATGAACAGAATGACAGCACCCCTTGAAAGAATCACAATTGACAGCACTAACCTAGACACGTACTTCACAATATTCAACAATTTATTCACTATATACCAGCCAATGCTGATTGACAGTTTCATTGAAACTCTCCCTCAGgctttaatttgtattttagcGGACAGACAGAACTGTGGATGGCAAGCAGATTTAGCCGGTACTGTTTCATCTGCATTTAATGAACAGATACTTTCTGTGATCTCCTCTGTTAAAGCTCAAGCCTGCATGTCAACATCTAATCTGCGAATGGCAGACTCCACCATGGCTCAGTTCAGCTCCATTCAGGAGATGTTGACAAATATTTTGTCCTCAGACCTCCCGCTTTATCTGCACTCAGACAACTTTTTAGCCTTATGGAATAGTTTTATAGACATGACAATTCCACCTGTGATGTCTTTCATGTTAAGTGCACTTCAAACTCCAGTGGATTTTCTAAAACTCGGATTACAGTTTGGCATTGACGTCCCTACATTAGACCAGAGTGAGAAGTGTCAACAAG GGGACCTAAAACAGCTTATCATGTG GGGCATGAATCATAATGTGAGCTGGTCTTTTGGGCAGTCACTTCTGGATATGTTTTTGGCCCCTGAATCTCCTCCTTGCAGTTTCCCAGGTCCTGAATGCCAAGCTACAAGCAGCATCCCGTTCAGTCGTACTGGCACACCCTCAGTGGACATCCCCACATCCAGTCTCACCTGCGAACAACAAAACTTTAACCAACTCAACAAAACCCTTTGTGCAGCAATTTTAACAGCAGCATCTCAGGAATCGTACGTCATTTACCAGATGTGTCAAGTGCTCAGCACACTCTCTCAAACCGAAGTGGCAAAGGTCTGGAGCAACACATGTCACATGATCCAGAACGTCACCTTACCTCTCATGGAGCCCTGCAGTGATCCTGCCCCTGTACAATCAAGCCGTATCGCAAGATCAACCCTTAGCCTCAACGAACTCCTCTGCGACTACCAGAACTGGACTGTCAGTGGTGACCCGGATCCGGCTCTGGTCACAATGTGCAGTGAAAATGATCGTGCTGCATTCATTCTTGCTGTGTGTAACAATGCTGACGCTATGCTTATGCTGGTCAAAAATCCCATTAATGCCTGGGTGTGGGAATTCTGTGTGAACACATCAGACACATACATTGTGAACCTATATTGTTCATATAACACATGGACTGCTGAAAACATCGACCCATCAATAGTGACGTTCTGCTGGTATAATGACATGGACAGATTTGAGGGATTAATGTGTGACAGTTTGGCCTTCTTTATGGTTGTGTTCTCCATTGAAGAAAATAACTGGCTGAAGCCCAATTGCTCTGAACCTCCTCCACAAATCGACATCAGCATCCTTGTGGCTCAGTCTTGCAAATACTCAGAATGGAAGAATTTAAGAGCAGTCTCCCCTGATCAGATATCTTTATGTATCCAAAATGATGAGATTCGATTCATTAATGAGGTGTGTGTTAACCACACGTTCGTCAATGTACTTGTGCTTAACAGCGCGAATTCTTGGGTAGAACAATACTGCACTTACTCTATCCGCAACCCCCCTACAAGCTCACCGCCGCTGAGCACTGAAGTCTGGTGTAACTATAGCAAATGGACTAACATGTCTGTGGATCCGACTGTGGTCGCTCTGTGCTGGCAGTACGACCAGACAGGCTTCCGTCAGAACGTCTGCTGTAACGTACCTTTGTATGAAAAGTTGTCTCTTCATCATGACAACCAATGGCTGATTAGGGAGTGCTCTAATAATGACACCACAAACGTGTTGGCGCAGGTTTGTGTCTATTCAGATTGGAGCCAACCTATTATTGTAGACATGAGCGACCTTGCTCTCTGTGCCGATCTTGATGCTGAGAACTTCACTCGGAATGTATGTGCCAACGTTACCGTACTCCAGAATTTGTTGGCCAATTCAGACAACACCTGGTTATTGAAGCAATGCTCAAACCTGACTGCGTCTCGCCCAGGCGTTGGGGCTGGGAACGGGGGGAGCCTGATGGGTTTCCGCCCGGCTCAGCAATGTCAGTACTCCAGTTGGGCTTTGGTGCTCCCGGATGCTGCACTCCTCGCTCTTTGCTGGGATTATGACCAAGCCAACTTTATCACTTTTGTCTGTGCTGATTCTTTCATGCTCACCCACATCACTCAAGAGGCCTCCAGTCTCTGGGTCGGCCCTCTCTGTGCCACGTTCACAGCTCCCCATATTGACAATCTAAATGGGAGCCAGCCATGTCTACCTAGGGAGTTAGCTAAAAGGCTAAACTGGACCTGCAGCACAGACTTCAGTGCTGTCTGCCAACCAGGTGGCAGTCAAGTCCAGGGCCTTCAGATGCTGTTGCGCTGTGGGATAAAAACTCTCCAACCTCGCTTGGAGAATCTCATGACTACAGAGGTGACATCAATGGTCAAGCAGGCCACCAGCCTGTGGATTGTCCTGCTGTTGGCTCTAGAAGAAAATCAGATAACCTCTCTGAGGGTGACAGAGAATATTCGTCTTAGTGTGCTGGAGTCAATTGTCCTCTACATGGACAATGAGATCAACTTTGACAACAAGCGTGTGCTTTTGCAGTGCTTTGGG AAAGTTCTGACCAGTCTGATGCAAACAGGAAGAGATGTGCCCACTAACTTTTTTCTGATCAAG GAGTATTTTCGAATTCCTCTATCTAATCTGAGATCAGTGCTCAGTGCAGCAGACGTTATAATTGTAAGGGAGATTCTGCAGTACTATAATAGGAACTATGCCACTTTGCAG CTCTCAGATGATTACCTGCACACCATGGTGTCTGTGCTTTTTCAAATACACCTGCCGAAGGATATTAGCCTGTTCCCTGACATGGGCCTTTTGTTGGCTCTGGCTACACCTGCAGACATCATGTCAATGCCGCTTCTAAAAAACAATATCAATGC GTTAAGCATCATTAACTTCAGCATCAAAAACCTTTCCCTGGAGCAGCAGCAAGCATTTGGTCGATGGTTCAGTCAGTCCATGAGCTTGACTAACATGACAGCCAGCAGCTTATCCTTCATCAGAGACATTGGTAACCTGATCGCCTATCTGCCCTTCCAGAGCTTCCAGTACTTCTCACCTGCTCAG CTGCTGGATGGTTTGGATGTCTTAAGGAGTAACACAGTGGGTCTCCTCAAGCAGCAGTTCATTGCTCAGAGTCTCACTGGAGCCTTCAAAAATCTCACTGTAGACCAGTTGAGGAG GTTAGGTAATCTGTCCTGTCTGGCTCACCCCAGCGAGCTGATGGTATATGCAGGAACAGAGGCCTTTTCAGTGATCCGGGACAACATTAGAACATGTGCAGTTCAGGGATTTAGTGTACCTAGCAACATG ATATCCAGCGTGGTTTTGAAAGCATCTGAGCTGCAGTCTCCCTCCAGCCTCCCTCCTCAGAGAGTTTCTCAGCTTGCCCCTTTTCTGCCCCTGCTGGGATCCAGCGTCCTGCAGCAGCTTAACTCAACCCAGCTCATGCCTGCCCTCAGCAACCTCGCATCTGTGCCTTTCACCCCAGCACAG GCTGGTGTTATCATCGACAAGATCTCAGCAAATTTGAGC CTGGCTCTGCCTGGGTCTGGTCATTTGTCTATGCTGGGGTCTCTTGTGAGTGGAGTAAAGGTGGAGACTCTATGGACTTTACCATCTGATGTTTTGCTGGAAGCGTTACCTGGCATAAGCCTTCAGACACCTGGGCTCACCCCCCCTCAGGTCAACACTATCATCTGCAAACTCTGG AGTTCTAGTTCTGTGTCCCAGAAGATGGATAAAGTCAAACATTTGCTCTCAAGCACTCCACTCCTCAGTTTGATTCCCCAAGTTCCTCTACTGCTGATCAGAGACAGTGCTGTAAACACTCGCCTCTGGAACACACAGCAG GCTAAAGTTCTTTTTAAAGAGGCTATCTTCTCCCACCCAGGTCTCTCACAACCTGAATTTCT GTCTCTGGGGACAGTGGCTACGGGAGTGGATTGCTCGAACCTTAGAAGATTGTTCCAAAACCTAGCTTCTACGTCTCCTTTACGTGACATTCTGACGTTTCTGAGAAAGCAGCCTGTGCCGCTCCACCCCTCATTG AAAAAGTGTGTAACCGAGGAACTATATAGGTTTGACTTCTTCTCAGAATTAATTGAAGATTTGGGCTCTCAGATTGCGCTGTCTCTTCC GCTGAGCACCATTAAGAAATTTCCGGCAGATAAAATGGATTCCCTAAGGAAAATGATCATACAGGAGCCACAATTCTTCCTACTGCTTTCCAGCAACAAACAAGCTGTCGTGGTGGACAAGATGGTTCAAAGACTG GATATGTACACTGGTCTGTACACTGAAGAGGAGTTTTATTCGCTAGGTGTAATGGCTACGTTTGTGGCAGATGAAATGTTTTTCAAATTGGATAGGAGCTTCTTTGTTAATGGTCTGGAGTTCCTACAAGGTTTCTGCTATAGTATCAGTAAAAGAAACCTGGTGGCAGAAATGCTACAGGAATCTAGGACATTTGG CCCTGTAGAAAACTGGACATCAGAGACTCTGAACCAAGTGGACCGTTTCTTGTTTTTTCTTCCAAAGGAGATTATTCAACTCATCCCCTTA GGTTTGATGAACTTAGAGCGCATTGAGAGGCTGTTCCTGAGTCAGCAGAAGTGGGAGAACGGAGAGCTTGGTTCTCTGTGTCAGAAACCCTCAGAGCTGTTTGATAAGCTGCAGTTTGTGCTTCAATTCTTCCTCGGCTTCCTTAGAGTGAAAAGTACCACTT TTGCAGGGCTGATTCCCACTTGTGAGAGCCTGCATGTGACACAACCTTCTGCCTGGACTATTGATAGCCTTAAAAACATGCCACCAGCTGCATTTCGGAGGTGCTTGGAGCTCATTGGCCAGGATCCGTTTTTTAGTGCATTCCAGCTCTCAGTGCTCCTTACGAAGACCAAAGAG GTATATGGGATGCCTTCCTCTTTTAATTCTTCTGTGATCTCTCAGTTGGGTCGCATTGCCACTCAGCTCTTACTTGACGAACTGGCCTCTCTTAGACTGTCTGAAATTCAGTCCATTTCAGTTATGGGGGCGCTCAATACATGGACCAGCAGACAG TTGAAAACATTATTCTCCACGGTGCTGAACTCAACCAGAAAGAATCCTAGCCAGTTAGACTCCAGCACTTTTGTGGCTTTGGGGCACATTGTGTGTGGGATTGATGCACCAGTCATGCGCAGCTTGAATCCAGTGGAGTTCAG TAAGGCAGTTCTGTGGCTGGGCAATTTGCGTTTGTCCTGTTCTGAAGAGCAGCTGCAGGCATTGACAGGACTGCTCAGTAATAGCTTGGCATTTGGACCGGTCAGCTCCTGGGGACCAGAGGTCTTTATTGAGATAGGAGTGATTGCAG CGGGGCTGCCTGATATAGCCATGTCTGCTTTGGTGAAGGAACAAATAGAAGGAATCACCCCACTTGCCATCTCTCTCATCCCAGCGGGCAAATTTGCA GTAGTGTTTAACCAGGCACAAATTCGTATGTTCACCTATGATCAGGCCATCGCTGTAACTGACGCCCAGCGCGCCGCTCTATCTCCAGTTCAGCAGACGGCCCTTAACATGGTGCTCAACCCCTGGGAGGACAAACCTGTTGATTTCAGAG GCTGGTCACTGGGAGTTGCATTGCACCCCTGTCCTTTTCTCTACCTCTCAAGCATCCTGATAATGCAGCTGCTGCTTTCTCCTGCTGTCCCTCTGTGA